In Deltaproteobacteria bacterium, the sequence CAACCCTTTCAGATCCTCCACAAAGTTGTCCTTGATAACTTCTCCCTGAGGCGATAAAATTAAGACCTTCTCTCATTTAGTTGGTGAAATTGAGAAGGTTCAAGGGGCCAATCTTCAATCAGCGATGAGCTATGAACTATGAGCCATGAGCCATTGTAGCAACTTTTTTGGAGAAGAGCCCAAAATTATAAAATAAGGTGTCTCATGGGGGTACAGAGGTTTTCTAGAAGGGAATTTTTAGCGACCTGTGGGAAGGGTCTTTTTTACCTCGCTTTTGCTTCTTCTCCCCTATTTAGCAAGGAGGTGTATCCTTACGGAAAGGGGAGGTTGGAGGGTGAGTGGGGGTTGGTGGGGACAAAGCTCTCCCCCTATTTTCAGCTCCTTGCGGGTGGAGAGGTCCAATGTCTCCTCTGTCCGAGGGAGTGCGTGATCTCATCAGGGGGAAGGGGCTATTGTGAGGTAAGGGAGAACAGAGGGGGAAAGCTTTGCAGCCTTGTCTACGGGAACCCCTGTGCGGTCCACATAGACCCTATTGAGAAGAAACCCTTTTTCCACGTCCTCCCTAGCACCCCCTCCTTTTCCATTGCCACCACAGGCTGCAACTTCGATTGTAAGTTCTGTCAGAATTGGGAGATCTCCAAAGAGGTGCCGGAGAAGACCTTCAATTTCCGGCTCCCCCCAGAAAAGGTCGTGGAGATGGCCCAAGGGTATAAGTGCCCCACCATCGCCTCCACCTATGTGGAGCCAACCATCTTCTTCGAGTATATGTACGATGTCTCGGTCCTGGCCAAGGGGAAGGGGATCTTGAGCACCTATCACTCCAACGGTTACATCAACCCCCAGCCCTTGGAAGACCTCTGCCAGTATCTGGGGGCCGCCTGCATCGACCTAAAGGGTTTTACGGAGGATTTTTATCAGGAGATGACGGAGGGTGAGCTACACCCCGTCCTGCAGACCATCAAGACCTTGAGGAGCAAGGGGGTCCACCTGGAGCTGGTCAACCTGATAATCCCCACCAAGAACGACGATATGCAGGTGGTAAGACAGATGTGTCTCTGGATCAAAAGGGAAGTTGGTCCCGATGTCCCTATCCACTTCAGCCGCTTTTACCCCATGTATAAGTTGCGCAATCTCCCCCCTACTCCGGTGGAGACCCTGGAGAAGGCCAGGGAGGTGGCCCTTTCCGTCGGTCTGGAATATGTCTATATAGGGAATGTACCCGGACATAAAGGAGAAAACACCTACTGCCCTCACTGCAAAAAGGTGATCATCGCCAGGAGGGGTTACTTCATCCTCACCAACAATGTGGTAAAGGGGAGATGTAAGTTCTGTGGGAAGGATATCCCCGGGATATGGCAAGGGACTTCATAAAGTTTCTGGGGACCGCTGGTGCGAGGGTGGTGGTCTCCAAACAGTTGAGGGCCTCAGGGGGGACCTGGATCTCTTCCCAGGGGCAGAACATCTACCTGGATCCAGGACCAGGGGGCCTGGTAAGATGCCTCTCGGCCAAGCCCAAACTTGATCCCACCAAGCTCGACGCCATTATCCTCTCTCATCGCCACCTCGATCATGCCGCCGATGTGAACGTGATGATCGAGGCCATGACAGAGGGTGGGTTTAAAAGAAGAGGCCTTCTATTCGCCCCCCAAGACGCCTTCTCGTCGGACCCAGTCATCCTGGAGTATCTGCACGATTATTTGAAGGGGATTGAGATTCTGGAAGAGGGGAAGAGTTACACTATAGGGGAGGTCAGATTCTGCACCCCTGTTCGGCACCTCCACCAGGTGGAGACGTATGGCCTCAGGTTTGAACTCCCTCGTGGAAGGCTCTCCTTTATCACGGATACCCTTTTCTTCCCCGAGCTGATAGAGCATTACCGGGCCCAGATCGTCATCATCAATGTGGTTAGAAATGCCCCCCGTGATAACCACATATGTCACCTCACCCTGAATGATGCTAAAGAGCTCATTAGGGGGATCTCGCCCCGGGTGGCCATCTTGACCCACTTCGGGATGACCATGTTGCGGGCCAAACCATGGGAGCTGGCGGCAAGACTTAAGGAGGAGACAGGTATAGAAGTCATGGCTGCTCGGGACGGGATGAGCCTGTATCTCGATGAGTTTATCTGAGGCCTATCACTTTGCTGGTGCCCGTAAGGGACCTTCCCACCTGGCGTTTATCTGGCGCATCTTATTCCGCCACATGGAAAAGTTAAGGGTCAGGGCAAGAGGGAAGTTCTTGAGGGGGGCATGGGAGAGCCGAGAGAATATGGAGCGGGGGGCACAGCAATACTTCTTGGCCCAGAAATAGCCCTCTTGAAGTTCTTCCGGTGTCATCAAGGCAGGACGGAAGAGGACATGGCTTCCATCATACTTACGCCAATCATCACTATCAGGGAGGAGGCGTCTTTCCAGAAGGAGGCGTCGCCGCAACAGGGTACCCGGATAGGGGGTGAGGATTACAAAGACCGGTACCTCTATCCCTGACTTTTGGACGAACTCCACTGTGCGGTGGAAGATATCCTTGGTGTCGCCGTCGTGACCGAAGATAAAGGCCCCCTGGACGATGATCCCTGCCTGGTGGAGGGCGCGCACGTCCTGGGCGAACTTCTCTGTCCTGACCCAGGACTTCCCCGCCATGTCGAGGTTGATCTGTTCCAGGGATTCAAAGCCAATAAAGAGTTGCGCGCAGCCGCTCTTTGCCGCCAGATCCAGGAGTTCTGGATCCTCTGCCATCTTTAGCGAGGCAAAGCTGGCCCAGCGAATCTTGAGGGGGATCAGGGCCCGAAACAACTCTTTGGCATACTGAGGGGTACCGCCGATGTTGTCATCGACGAAGAAAACATAGAGTTTGTGGTAATAATCCGAGACCTCCTTTATTTCCATCACCACTTCCCGCACAGGTCGGGGCCGGTGTTGGTTACCAAAGAAGAGGGGTACAGAGCAGTATTCACACTGGTGGGGACAACCACGGGTAGCCTGGACAGCAAAGAGGTATCGATGCTGGTGCCGTCGCAAGAGGTCTCGGCGGGCATAAGGTCTCCCAAAGTCAGGGAAAGGATGGGGGGGAAGATAGGACCTCTTCATTGCCCCTTTGTCGAAGTCGACCAAGAGCCTCGGCATTATCCCTTCTGCCTCTCCCAACACCACGCTGTTGCAGTGCCTCAGGGCCTCCTCTGGTTCGTAGGTGACGTGTAATCCACCCATCACCACGGGGATCCAGCGAGAGCGGAAGTGATCAGCCAGTTCATAGGCGTGAGGGGCATTCAGGGTGAGGGTAGAGATCCCCACCAGATCCGCCTCCACGCCCAGATCTACCGGTTCTGCATCCTCATCCACCACCTTGACCTCCCATTCTTTTTCAGGGAAGAGGGCGGCCACTGTGGTGATCCCGAGGACAGGGAAGGGGAAGGCTGGCTGTTCCGTGATTATCAAGGACTTATCAATAGCATGGATCAAATAGGCCTTCTTTTTGAACATAGCAATCCCGTACTAGATAAGGCACATAATTTGTTATACTATAGCACAAACTAAGTAAAATTAAAGGGGATCTTAAAATTCCGTCTTTATTTTCGCCTCTGGGATATTCTAATATAAAATAGTTGCTTTTTTACAGGGTATAATTTATTTTTTGAAAGATCTTATCCGCGAGGAGGTGAATTATGCTTAAATTCATGAGGGCCCATGCCACCTCTTGGATCATCAAGATCCTTCTGGGGCTGATCATCGTGGTCTTTATCTTCTGGGGGGTAGGTAGGATAGAGAGTAAAAAGAAGACAGTAGTGGCCACCGTGGGGGACCATTTCATCACCATCGGGGAGTTCGACCGCGCTTACAATAACCTCCTGGAGTATTATAGGAAGATCTTCGGGGAGCAGTTCTCCCCAGAACTTCTCAAAAAGATGAACATAAAACAGCAGGTCCTGGATCAATTGATCAATGCAACCCTCTTCCTACAGGGGGCCCAAAGGGTTGGGCTTCAGGTGAGCAAAGAGGAGTTGAGGGAGGCCATCTTGCAGTACCCCGCCTTTCA encodes:
- the amrS gene encoding AmmeMemoRadiSam system radical SAM enzyme, which codes for MEGEWGLVGTKLSPYFQLLAGGEVQCLLCPRECVISSGGRGYCEVRENRGGKLCSLVYGNPCAVHIDPIEKKPFFHVLPSTPSFSIATTGCNFDCKFCQNWEISKEVPEKTFNFRLPPEKVVEMAQGYKCPTIASTYVEPTIFFEYMYDVSVLAKGKGILSTYHSNGYINPQPLEDLCQYLGAACIDLKGFTEDFYQEMTEGELHPVLQTIKTLRSKGVHLELVNLIIPTKNDDMQVVRQMCLWIKREVGPDVPIHFSRFYPMYKLRNLPPTPVETLEKAREVALSVGLEYVYIGNVPGHKGENTYCPHCKKVIIARRGYFILTNNVVKGRCKFCGKDIPGIWQGTS
- a CDS encoding MBL fold metallo-hydrolase yields the protein MARDFIKFLGTAGARVVVSKQLRASGGTWISSQGQNIYLDPGPGGLVRCLSAKPKLDPTKLDAIILSHRHLDHAADVNVMIEAMTEGGFKRRGLLFAPQDAFSSDPVILEYLHDYLKGIEILEEGKSYTIGEVRFCTPVRHLHQVETYGLRFELPRGRLSFITDTLFFPELIEHYRAQIVIINVVRNAPRDNHICHLTLNDAKELIRGISPRVAILTHFGMTMLRAKPWELAARLKEETGIEVMAARDGMSLYLDEFI
- a CDS encoding B12-binding domain-containing radical SAM protein, giving the protein MFKKKAYLIHAIDKSLIITEQPAFPFPVLGITTVAALFPEKEWEVKVVDEDAEPVDLGVEADLVGISTLTLNAPHAYELADHFRSRWIPVVMGGLHVTYEPEEALRHCNSVVLGEAEGIMPRLLVDFDKGAMKRSYLPPHPFPDFGRPYARRDLLRRHQHRYLFAVQATRGCPHQCEYCSVPLFFGNQHRPRPVREVVMEIKEVSDYYHKLYVFFVDDNIGGTPQYAKELFRALIPLKIRWASFASLKMAEDPELLDLAAKSGCAQLFIGFESLEQINLDMAGKSWVRTEKFAQDVRALHQAGIIVQGAFIFGHDGDTKDIFHRTVEFVQKSGIEVPVFVILTPYPGTLLRRRLLLERRLLPDSDDWRKYDGSHVLFRPALMTPEELQEGYFWAKKYCCAPRSIFSRLSHAPLKNFPLALTLNFSMWRNKMRQINARWEGPLRAPAK